In Macadamia integrifolia cultivar HAES 741 chromosome 12, SCU_Mint_v3, whole genome shotgun sequence, the following are encoded in one genomic region:
- the LOC122057744 gene encoding mannosylglycoprotein endo-beta-mannosidase isoform X2 yields MDRSCCSRNTGDQHVDLNFRGINYSAEVYLNGHKKILPKGMFRRHSLDVTDILHPDGQNLLAVLVHPPDHPGRIPPEGGQGGDHEIGKDVAAQYVEGWDWMTPIRDRNTGIWDEVSISVTGRVKIVDPHLVSSFFDDYKRVYLHTTTELENRSAWVAECSLSIQVTTELEGNFFLVEHLQTQHLSIPPGAHVQYTFPQLFFYKPNLWWPNGMGEQSLYNVGITVDVKGYGESDSWSHQFGFRKVESHIDDATGGRLFKVNGQPVFIRGGNWTLSDGLLRLSKKRYKTDIKFHADMNFNMLRCWGGGLAERPEFYQYCDIYGLLVWQEFWITGDVDGRGDPVSNPDGPLDHDLFLLCARDTVKLLRNHPSLALWVGGNEQIPPEDINTALKNDLKLHPHFRSFNRTSNSVEELTLTATDPSLYLDGTRLYVQGSMWDGFANGKGDFTDGPYEIQNPEDFFKDNFYKYGFNPEVGSVGVPVAATIRATMPPEGWQMPLLKKLSNGYTEETPNPIWEYHKYIPYSKPGLVHDQIEHYGAPKDLDDFCEKAQLVNYVQYRALLEGWTSRMWTKYTGVLIWKTQNPWTGLRGQFYDHLQDQTAGFYGCRCAAEPIHVQLNLATYFIEAVNTTAYDLSNVAVEASVWDLEGTCPYFKVTENLSLPAKRTVPIIEMKYPKSKNPKPVYFLLLKLFNISDNRIISRNFYWLHLPGGDYKLLESYRTKKIPLKITSEVFIGGSTYEIQMHVQNTSKNPSLRSITHKNNYIERHSNNENHVDLEHIKGLAQKKHEGGLVQRIYRCFARVDDSLKVTETNGTDSGVAFFLHFSVHTTSKDQKGGTRILPVHYSDNYFSLVPGETMSINISFEASPGVTPRVTLHGWNHQGGHTVY; encoded by the exons ATTGGAAAAGATGTTGCTGCACAATATGTTGAGGGTTGGGATTGGATGACTCCGATTAG GGATAGGAACACTGGCATATGGGATGAGGTTTCAATTTCTGTTACTGGG CGAGTGAAAATAGTGGATCCTCACTTGGTTTCGTCATTCTTTGACGATTACAAGAGGGTATATCTGCACACTACCACTGAGTTGGAAAATAGAAGTGCCTGGGTTGCTGAGTGTTCTTTGAGTATCCAAGTAACCACTGAACTTGAAGGAAACTTTTTCTTAGTTGAACATCTCCAAACTCAGCATTTGTCTATTCCTCCAGGAGCACATGTTCAATACACATTTCCTCAG CTCTTTTTCTACAAGCCCAATTTGTGGTGGCCAAATGGCATGGGAGAACAGTCCCTATACAATGTAGGGATAACAGTTGATGTAAAGGGATATGGAGAATCTGATTCATGGAGCCATCAGTTTGGATTCCGCAAGGTAGAGAGTCATATAGATGATGCCACTGGTGGAAG GTTGTTCAAGGTCAATGGACAACCTGTGTTCATCCGTGGTGGCAATTGGACATTGTCCGATGGTTTACTGAGGCTCTCAAAGAAGCGATACAAAACAGATATCAAGTTTCATGCAGACATGAACTTTAACATGCTCCGCTGTTGGGGTGGCGGACTAGCTGAGAGGCCAGAATTTTATCAATATTGCGACATATATGGTTTGCTG GTCTGGCAAGAGTTTTGGATAACAGGAGATGTTGATGGAAGGGGTGACCCAGTATCCAATCCAGATGGTCCTTTGGACCACGACCTTTTCTTGCTATGTGCACGGGACACTGTTAAGCTCCTAAGGAACCATCCGAGTCTTGCCCTTTGGGTAGGAGGGAATGAACAAATTCCCCCAGAGGACATCAACACAGCTTTAAAAAATGACCTGAAGTTGCATCCACATTTTAGGAGCTTCAATAGAACAAGTAATTCTGTAGAAGAGTTAACTCTGACCGCCACTGATCCTAGTCTATATCTTGATGGTACTCGCTTATATGTTCAAGGATCCATGTGGGATGGCTTTGCAAATGGGAAGGGGGACTTTACAGATGGCCCCTATGAAATCCAAAATCCTGAAGACTTCTTCAAGGACAACTTCTACAAGTATGGGTTTAATCCGGAGGTTGGCTCAGTAGGAGTGCCTGTTGCTGCTACCATCAGAGCAACAATGCCTCCGGAAGGGTGGCAGATGCCATTGCTTAAAAAGCTAAGTAATGGTTACACagaagaaaccccaaaccccataTGGGAGTACCATAAATATATCCCCTATTCAAAGCCAGGATTAGTTCATGATCAGATAGAACATTATGGTGCCCCAAAGGACCTTGATGATTTCTGTGAAAAG GCACAACTTGTTAATTATGTACAATATAGAGCTCTATTGGAGGGGTGGACTTCCCGTATGTGGACCAAATACACAGGTGTTCTTATTTGGAAGACTCAAAATCCTTGGACGGGTCTTAGGGGTCAGTTTTATGACCATCTCCAAGATCAAACTGCAGGTTTCTATGGCTGTCGGTGTGCTGCAGAACCAATTCATGTCCAGCTCAATCTAGCTACATATTTTATAGAG GCTGTAAATACCACCGCATATGACTTATCCAATGTGGCAGTAGAAGCCTCGGTATGGGACCTAGAAGGAACATGTCCATACTTCAAAGTTACTGAAAATCTATCCCTGCCTGCTAAAAGAACAGTTCCTATTATTGAGATGAAGTATCCAAAGTCGAAAAATCCAAAACCggtctattttcttcttctcaagcTTTTCAACATTTCAGATAATAGGATTATCTCTAGAAACTTCTATTGGTTGCATCTACCTGGAGGAGATTACAAGTTGTTGGAGTCCTATAGGACAAAGAAGATTCCTCTCAAGATAACATCTGAGGTTTTCATTGGAGGGTCCACATATGAAATTCAGATGCATGTACAGAACACATCCAAGAACCCAAGCTTAAGAAGTATAACCCACAAGAATAATTACATTGAAAGACACAGCAACAACGAAAATCATGTGGACTTGGAACACATAAAAGGTTTGGCACAGAAGAAACATGAAGGCGGCCTAGTGCAGAGGATCTACAGATGTTTCGCAAGGGTTGATGATAGTTTGAAGGTTACGGAAACAAATGGTACCGACTCAGGGGTTGCttttttcctccatttctcTGTCCATACTACAAGTAAAGATCAGAAGGGAGGCACAAGAATTCTTCCCGTTCACTATTCAGATAACTATTTCTCGTTGGTTCCAGGAGAGACGATGAGTATCAATATTTCTTTTGAGGCTTCTCCAGGTGTGACTCCTCGTGTCACACTTCATGGCTGGAACCACCAGGGTGGCCACACTGTCtattga
- the LOC122094808 gene encoding uncharacterized protein LOC122094808, whose amino-acid sequence MESNVASTGVQQLSSAQKTGGGSGDGVSGQSEVMIDYGKSINPLMHLYKMMPQFEDACLSCMSQQVNNDGAMQLVPEIKVTLKQLLEKISHYLATLDEKLKKHYNSDDNEDDAPSKKLNKKKRPLLHHATHSPSSFKYSSPLFFPL is encoded by the exons ATGGAGTCAAATGTAGCCTCTACCGGAGTTCAGCAATTAAGCTCGGCGCAGAAAACTGGTGGTGGCAGCGGCGACGGCGTCAGCGGACAATCGGAGGTGATGATCGACTACGGTAAAAGCATTAATCCGCTGATGCACTTGTACAAGATGATGCCACAATTCGAGGATGCTTGTCTTTCTTGCATGTCCCAACAG GTGAACAATGATGGAGCAATGCAATTGGTTCCCGAGATAAAGGTGACACTGAAACAGTTGCTGGAAAAAATCTCTCACTACTTAGCAACATTggatgagaagttgaagaagcacTACAACTCCGATGATAATGAGGAtgatgctccatcaaagaagctgaataagaagaagaggccGTTACTCCATCACGCTACTCACTCACCATCTTCTTTCAAGTACTCATCAcctctcttttttcctctttaa
- the LOC122057059 gene encoding uncharacterized protein LOC122057059 has translation MEKKKPTDWIMYEYRVDTPKSEQFQQYWTICKISRTGRSSIHGEETPATTTHDQVEDKGQQSYYHSTIDGTSGAGGAAGSVTSMPEFERSSQETSGNISEQIMFTKFDEFDEIIWSPFLRNEDLVSGTTEGAEPIQF, from the exons atggaaaaaaaaaaaccaacagatTGGATAATGTATGAGTATAGAGTCGACACTCCTAAGTCGGAGCAATTCCAACAATATTGGACAATTTGCAAGATAAGTCGGACTGGAAGGAGTAGTATCCATGGAGAAGAGACTCCAGCCACAACCACACATGATCAAGTAGAAGACAAAGGGCAACAATCCTATTACCATTCCACAATTGATGGGACATCCGGGGCCGGCGGCGCCGCCGGGAGTGTTACATCCATGCCAGAG TTTGAGAGATCGAGCCAAGAGACAAGTGGCAATATCTCGGAACAGATAATGTTTACCAAATTTGATGAATTTGATGAAATAATTTGGTCGCCCTTCTTAAGAAATGAAGATCTTGTATCAGGGACAACAGAAGGAGCAGAGCCAATACAATTTTAA